Part of the Aquimarina sp. MAR_2010_214 genome is shown below.
TGGGACTGGGCATAGTACTTGATGATCTCGTATTCTCTAAACCATATCCTAAGTCCTTTCCTTTTTGTACTCTAGGAACACCTTTTGTCATCCACACAGGAGCAGGCTCTCCTTTTAAGTAATAATCAAAAAATTGCATCATTCTGATAGAAAGATCCTGTTTGTTTTTTACTTTTTTCAAATTATGAGCTTCCTCATTATATACTAGCAACCATACTGGTTTTTGCAATCTTCGCATTCCCATAAACATCTCTATACCTTGATAATAAGGTACTGCTCCATCATTATCGTTATGCATCATTAGTAATGGGGTTTCTATTTTTGGGATACCAAAAAGCGGTGAATTTTCAATATATAGATCAAATCCATCCCATAGGTTTTTTCCTAATCTGCTTTGTGTTCTTTCGTATTGAAATGCTCTGCTCAATCCCGATTTCCATCTGATTCCACCATAAGCAGAAGTCATATTACTTACCGGAGCACCAGCCATCGCTGCTTTAAACTTATTAGTAACGGTTACCAGATATGCTACCTGATATCCTCCCCAGCTTTGTCCTTGTATCCCTATATTATCTCTATCTATATATCCCAATTCTCCCAAAGCTTCTACTCCCGAGACTATACAATTGTATGCACTGGCTCCAGGCTTACCTTCATCGTATACAATATCAGGAATAAACATGATATAATCATTACTTACCAAATACGAAGGATTTACAATAGAAGCACTGGGTTTAGGTATATGATAATTACGGTAGCTATCAGATCGTTTTTCATAAAAATAAGTGATCAAAGGATATTGCCTGGAAGGGTCAAAATCTTCCGGTTTATAAATAATTCCCTCTAGTTTTTTACCATCATATGTTTTCCAAGAGAATAACTCTGCAGTTCCCCATTTAAAATCTTTTTGATGTGGATTTATTGCTGTTATTCTATCTGAGTTTTGAAATGTATTCGTTGTTACATAAAGGTCAGGAAATGTAGTAAAGTTTTGTTTTCTATAGCTATAAACCTCGGCATTCTTTGCTTTTTGATAGGAGTTGATACGAAATTCTGAAGGCCGGATTTTTTCTATCAATTTTCCTTTTCTTAAAGTATATACTCCAGAAATTTTTGTCACCTTATCAAAACTGATAATCAATAATTCCTTATTACAATATGTTGCTTTATTTTTTTGTTCAGGATCCAACATTTTTGTTCTATACTCAACATTGTTTTTCCTTCCATTTTGTGTAAGATTTATTGGTTTTTCTTTCCCAGAAAGAGAAACTCGCCAAATATCAAATTTATCATAAATCAATGCATTTCCTTTCGAATCAAAACCTCCAAAACCATAAGGAGAAGGTAATGAAGGGTGATCATCATCCTCATCATAAAATGCTATATCTAAATTTTTGGTAAGATTAACTTTTTTTACTGTAGATAAATGAACTGAGAACCAATGCTTTTCCTTCATGTCATAATACAAAGCATACTGCCCATCTGGAGAAAGAACGGGTTTTAACCCTTTATTTTTCAAAATTAAATGCTTATGACCAGTATAGGTGTCGATGGCATAAAAATCTTTTGCCCATGGATAATCCCAGGAACGTTCGATTTCATATGGCGCAGCTACAGAACCCAATATAAACTGTTGCTCTTTTTTTCTATCAAAACTCAAGTCTTCAATAGTACTATCCTGAATATGTACATACTGATTAGACACTGTATTATAATAAGATACAAATGCTTTTTTGTTAAGTTTTTCTAATTTTGATTTTTGTTCTGGCTGAATTAGTTTATCCTGCCAGTTCCATACATCGACCTGTGGTATTTCATCTTTTAATAATGTGGTATCTTTTGAGTATACTGCTTTTGGTTTTGAGTAAAAATATAACCTATCTCCATTATCAGCGAAAAAAGGTGTTTGATCTTTACTCAATTCCCAGTTTTCTCTAAGGTTCTTATCTGGTGTGTTTACAAGTTTTTGTAGCTTCTTATTTTTATAATAATACAATTCATACTTTAGGGAGTCTATTGCTGTAGAATCAACTGCAGATAGATAAGCAAATTGATTTCCATCTTTATATACTGCCAGTTTATCATAAATATATTTTGTAGTATCAATAGCAATTTTTACTCCAGACGCCAAGTTATACTCATAAACTCCAATATCTTTTTGTTTATCCTTTTTATTTTTTAAAGTATAATAAAATGTTTTTGCTTTTTCTGGTAAGACAAAATCTTTTATTTGATGTATGGTATCTTTTTGCTTTGTTTTTAAATTGTAAACCAAAGCATAATTCTGTTTAAACGCCATTGGAGCATTTTTGTCTATACTATCGGTTTTTTGCTCAGAAAGCGTCTTTTTCTTTCCTTTTTCTTCCTTTTTTTCTTTTTTAAAATTTTCAATAACCAGCCAGCCTTCTTGTTTTTTTGGTATTTTATATTTTTTCACTCTTAAAATAGAATCATAAATCGTATTGTTTTTTACATCATAGATAAACAAAGCATCTTTAGTTCTATTTTCCTTTTTTACTTCTTCCTTTTTTTCTTTTCTGGTGAGTTGATAATTAGGTCTCTTTTTAAAAATAACATAATTTTCATTAAAAGATATTGAAGTATCATACCCATTAGGGTATTTAAATTTAGTTTTGTTTTGAGTATTATATATCTCTACATAACCATCTCCTCTTTTAGTATTGGTTTCTATAGTAGATACGATTAGCTTTCCTTTATCAGAGATTTTTACATCAGTAATATTTTTCCATAAATCGTAGTCAGCATGAGTCAATGTTTTTTTCTGAGCAGAAATCAATGAGGTAATTAGTATAGCTACAAAGGTGACTAGTCTTTGAATCATATGTAAGATTTTAATATTAGAGTGATTATATATGCTTTGGAAAAATATAAAACCTTTTTACCAAAAAAGTCTGTTTAACATAATTTTATCTAAAAATCAGCCATTTAGACAGCCTATTCTATTAATTTTATTGGAGAATCTAAATCCTGAACATAATATTAACACCTCTGTTCATCGTTTCTTGAGGTTTTAAATAAAAAATCCCTGTTACAATAGATGTAACAGGGATTCATATACTATATAATTAAATTATTGTATTGACCTAACTAATCTGCAAGTACAATAACCTTATTATCTTTCATTTCGATAGTTCCTGAGGCAATAGAAAGTAGTGTTGCTCCATTTTCACCTTTTGTGAATTTATCAGCAACTTCTTCTTCTAGATTCATCTCACCATACACTTTTACGTCTCCTTTTCCTAATAAAGAAACAATAGGTGCGTGATTATCTAACATCTGAAACTCTCCATCTATCCCTGGTACGGCAACCGAAGCTACTTCACCACTAAATAATATTGCTTCTGGAGTTACTATTTCTAAATACATATTTTTAAGTATTGAGTATTGAGTAATTAGTATTTAGACCATAATGAGAAAGAAACTAATCTCACTACTCAATTACTAACTTCTCACTACTAATTTATGCCTCTGCTAACATTTTTTCACCAGCTTCGATAGCTTCTTCGATTGTTCCTTTAAGGTTAAATGCAGCTTCTGGTAGGTGATCTAACTCACCATCCATAATCATTGTAAATGCCTTAATGGTATCTTTAATATCTACTAAGCATCCTGGGATACCAGTAAATTGTTCTGCTACATGGAATGGTTGAGATAAGAAACGTTGTACACGACGGGCACGCCCTACAGCCAGCTTATCTTCTTCAGATAGTTCTTCCATACCAAGGATGGCAATAATATCTTGTAATTCTTTATAGCGTTGTAATAACTCTTTTACTCGTTGTGCACAATTGTAGTGCTCATCACCAAGAATATCTGCCGAAAGGATTCTTGAAGTAGAATCTAATGGATCTACCGCTGGATAAATACCTAGCTCTGCAATTTTACGAGATAATACTGTTGTTGCATCTAAGTGAGCAAATGTTGTTGCTGGTGCAGGATCGGTAAGGTCATCTGCAGGTACATAAACTGCCTGTACAGATGTAATCGATCCTTTCTTTGTTGAAGTAATACGCTCTTGCATCACACCCATCTCTGTTGCTAATGTAGGTTGATATCCTACCGCTGATGGCATACGTCCCAGAAGTGCTGATACCTCAGAACCTGCTTGTGTAAAACGGAAAATATTATCTACGAAGAAAAGTACATCTTTCCCTTGTCCATCTCCAGCTCCATCACGGAAATATTCTGCTATTGTAAGACCAGATAGTGCTACACGTGCACGCGCTCCTGGAGGCTCATTCATTTGTCCGAATACGAAAGTAGCTTTAGATTCTTTCATTACTTCTTTATCTACTTTAGAAAGATCCCATCCTCCATTTTCCATAGAGTGCATAAAATCATCTCCGTATTTGATAATTCCAGATTCTAGCATTTCACGAAGAAGGTCATTCCCTTCACGCGTTCTTTCTCCTACTCCTGCAAATACAGAAAGACCACCATGTCCTTTTGCAATATTATTAATCAACTCCTGAATAAGTACTGTTTTACCTACCCCGGCACCACCAAATAACCCAATCTTACCTCCTTTTGCATAAGGCTCAATAAGATCGATCACTTTAATCCCAGTAAATAAAACTTCTGTAGAAGTTGACAAATCTTCAAATTTAGGCGCTTGACGGTGAATCGAAAGTCCATCTTTTCCTGATTTTGGAAGATCTCCAAGACCATCAATCGCATCTCCAATTACATTAAATAGACGTCCATATACATCACCACCTATTGGCATTTGAATAGGAGCTCCAGTTGCAACTACCTCAATTCCTCTGCTCAATCCATCACTGGAATCCATTGCAATAGTACGCACAGTATCTTCACCAATGTGAGACTGAACCTCTAACACTAGTATACTACCGTCTGTTTTGTTAATTTCTAACGAATCATAAATTTTTGGTAATTCAGTACCAGCTGCGAATTCTACATCGATAACCGGACCTACAATTTGAGATACTTTACCTGTAACTTTAGACATTATATAACTATTTAATGTTTAGTATTTAACTATGTTAAAAAAATCAAGTACTCAACCATACTGAATACTAGCTTTTTTCAGGCTGCAAATATAGTCTTTTAAAATGAAAAAAATAACTCAATTTCTTTAGTTTTTTTCAAGTCGTACTTTACTTCTTTTTTCAATTCTAAGAATCCTTCTTTTTTTGAGGTTAAATGGTAGCTTTGAATTGTTTGATGAATTAATTTTTCGAAATAAATATTTTCCTTATTTTTAGATAAAACCAGTTAAATGGAAACTTATGCTATCGCACTAAGCTATGCAATACCAGGCTTTATTGTACTCATTCTCGTTGAATATTTAATTAGTAGATGGAAAAGAATACCTGTTAACGAAGGCATGGATACAATTTCGAGTATTAGTTCTGGTATCACAAATACACTAAAAAGCTTGATTGGCCTTACTGTTATCATTTTAAGCTATGAATGGATGGTCGAACATCTGGCTTTAATAGAAATTAAGTCTACAATTTTGATATATATTTTAACTTTTATCGGGTTGGATTTTATTGGATATTGGTCACACCGTTTTAATCATACTATAAATGTATTCTGGAACCGGCATATCATACATCACAGTAGTGAAGAGTTTAATTTGGCATGTGCCTTACGGCAAAATGTATCTGCAATAGTTGCTATTTATTTTTTTCTTTATATCCCATTAGCATTAGTCGGGATTCCTGCAAATATTGTTGCATTTGTTGCTCCTATTCATTTCTTTGCTCAATTTTGGTACCATACCCGATTAATCAATAAAATGGGAATTTTAGAACATATTATTGTTACTCCCTCTCATCACAGAGTTCATCATGCAATTAACGACGAATATTTGGATAAAAACTATTCTGAAATATTCATTTTTTGGGATAAACTTTTTGGAACTTTTCAAGAAGAATTACCAGACAAACCACCGATTTATGGCGTAAAAAAACCTGTAAACACCTGGAATCCTTTCTTTATCAATTTCATGCACCTGTGGGGAATAATAAAAGATGCATGGAGAACCCAAAATTGGTTTGATAAAATCAGGATATGGTTTATGCCCACAGGATGGCGACCAGAGGATGTAAAAGAAAAATACCCCATACAGCTCATCACTAATCCTTACTCCAGACAGAAATACAAAACAGAAAGTTCATTGGTGTTAAAATTATGGTCCTGGTTTCAGCTTGTAACTACAGTAGCACTTATGTATTATCTATTGATTAGCGTTGCCGATCTAGAGTTTATTCAAATTGTAAACTACTCTATCTTTCTGGCGGTATCAATATTTGCTTATACCTCTCTAATGGACCGACATATAATTTCTTTGTTTGCAGAATGTATTAAGCTCGCAATGGGATTATATTTTATACTTTATTATGGTAGTTGGTTTGATATTGACACTATTTTTCAAGGGGCTACATTTGTAGTTTTAGGATATATAATTATATCTTTTTTACTATCCTTATATTTTCAATTAATAGAAAGGAACTACAATTCTCATTCTATTCAACAAACAGCATAAAAAACCCACTTTAGGATATCTACAGTGGGTTTTATTATTTTAGAATTTATGATCTATTTTAACAAAGGTGAATAAAAAGTTGGGTAATCCACTGCTTTTACCATAGGTAAATTAGAACCGTATGTAGTATTTATAGACTCCATTGCTTTATTTGCTAAAAAAGCATAACCTCTAGCTGTAGGATGCACTCCATCTAAAGAAAAAGCGCCACCAAAAACTAAATTATCATTCAAGAAAAATTCATCAAATGGCACTCCATTTTCGTTTTCAGAAATTTGATTAAGAAGCATATTTACATCTACAAAAGCTAAACCTGCTTGCTGGACTGTTGTACTTATTATCGTATTAAATGTATTAGTTGCGGTAGTTATCTCTTGTTGCTCGGTTGGTATCAATACCCATTTGTCTTCCAAAGGAACTGACACTCCATTAATTAATAATGGATTCCCTCCAACCGTAGTACCTATAAAAGAAGAACTTGGTAGTACTAATAAATCTTTTGCAGTAGCATGTCTGTAATTTGGCAAACCAGAACCAGTTAGGTTTGTTAAACTTTCATCTTCTATCACAACTGCATTTTGCCCTTCTACAAATTTAATTGTCCTAGCTTTTCTTTCTGCCTCATCAATGCCACCAAGATTTTCTGCTTGTAATAAACCTGCATTATACATTGCATACCCTTGATTAACCGCACCCGCTTTTGTCGCATCTAAAGGAACAGGGTTGTATGGTACTGTTGTAAAATGAGGTAAAGATGTTACATCAGGAATATTGAATACTACTCCTTTTGTTTCACCAGAAGTTAGCGTGGTAATTAACGCATTATACGCCTGTGTAAATGTAGTTTCATCTGTTATTGGGTCTGTACCATCTCCTCCGGATAAAGCATACCCCAGCACATCGTTATTACCGATCCACAACGAGAAAAATGTTGGATTCTGAGCTATAGCATCACCAAGTACAGATGCTGTAGGACTAGAAGCAATTCTCACAAAATAAGGATTAGCCAAATTTGGTAGTCCTGCTGCATTACCATATCCAGCTGCAGATAAATGAAAGCTTTTGGCTCCAGGGATTCCCATATTATTAAAAGGTCCTGATATTATATTTGTTATTTCTGTGGTGGGTACCTCGGGAGTATCATCATCTGGTGTGGTTCCTAATAATCGTGGTCCCGATTCATTTGGCGGATCAGGATTAGGGTCACTATAAAAATAAAATCTAGGATTTAAAGTAGGAGTTCCTGCTACAAGAGCTCCCCCGATATTATCGTTCATTAAAGGTTGTTTAAATTCTCCTCCTCCTGCTAAAGTAAATTGTTTTGCCAAAATATTAGATATTGAGTTTTCTTGTCCAGCAATAAACAGGGCCCCGTCAGTAAACCCGGCAGTCATAGAATTCCCTAAGGAAACAAATTTTGAAAAATCTGCATTCCCTGAAGTAACTACTATTTCTTCACCTACAGTAGAGGTATCATCATCTGATTCGCAAGAAATATATCCAAAAATCAACAGGAGTATTAACCATTTATATTGAGTATCCATCTGTTCTTTTTTTATTGTTTTTTAATCGTTGCTTACAAATTATTTATTGACAAGCTTATGTAATACTGGGATCCAATAAATCCAGTTCCAAATGCCGTGAAATATTCATCTCCTCCAATGTTAGTCGCACCAACTTTAAGAGTAGTTTTCAATTTTGGGATCTTATAATTTATCTGAGCATCGATAACCGAGAAAGATGGTATATTTCCATTTCCAAATGAAGCTTCCCAGAAGTAACTATCACTCCAACGATAACTAGCATTAAATCCAAAATTTTCAAACAAATTTGCATGCCCAAAAGTAGCTTTTACTTTATGTTTGGGGGTATTAAAATTAGTCACGAAATCAGGATCTTTATCTTTATCGAAATCCTGTTCGGCAT
Proteins encoded:
- a CDS encoding S9 family peptidase — its product is MIQRLVTFVAILITSLISAQKKTLTHADYDLWKNITDVKISDKGKLIVSTIETNTKRGDGYVEIYNTQNKTKFKYPNGYDTSISFNENYVIFKKRPNYQLTRKEKKEEVKKENRTKDALFIYDVKNNTIYDSILRVKKYKIPKKQEGWLVIENFKKEKKEEKGKKKTLSEQKTDSIDKNAPMAFKQNYALVYNLKTKQKDTIHQIKDFVLPEKAKTFYYTLKNKKDKQKDIGVYEYNLASGVKIAIDTTKYIYDKLAVYKDGNQFAYLSAVDSTAIDSLKYELYYYKNKKLQKLVNTPDKNLRENWELSKDQTPFFADNGDRLYFYSKPKAVYSKDTTLLKDEIPQVDVWNWQDKLIQPEQKSKLEKLNKKAFVSYYNTVSNQYVHIQDSTIEDLSFDRKKEQQFILGSVAAPYEIERSWDYPWAKDFYAIDTYTGHKHLILKNKGLKPVLSPDGQYALYYDMKEKHWFSVHLSTVKKVNLTKNLDIAFYDEDDDHPSLPSPYGFGGFDSKGNALIYDKFDIWRVSLSGKEKPINLTQNGRKNNVEYRTKMLDPEQKNKATYCNKELLIISFDKVTKISGVYTLRKGKLIEKIRPSEFRINSYQKAKNAEVYSYRKQNFTTFPDLYVTTNTFQNSDRITAINPHQKDFKWGTAELFSWKTYDGKKLEGIIYKPEDFDPSRQYPLITYFYEKRSDSYRNYHIPKPSASIVNPSYLVSNDYIMFIPDIVYDEGKPGASAYNCIVSGVEALGELGYIDRDNIGIQGQSWGGYQVAYLVTVTNKFKAAMAGAPVSNMTSAYGGIRWKSGLSRAFQYERTQSRLGKNLWDGFDLYIENSPLFGIPKIETPLLMMHNDNDGAVPYYQGIEMFMGMRRLQKPVWLLVYNEEAHNLKKVKNKQDLSIRMMQFFDYYLKGEPAPVWMTKGVPRVQKGKDLGYGLENTRSSSTMPSPNE
- a CDS encoding F0F1 ATP synthase subunit epsilon, whose amino-acid sequence is MYLEIVTPEAILFSGEVASVAVPGIDGEFQMLDNHAPIVSLLGKGDVKVYGEMNLEEEVADKFTKGENGATLLSIASGTIEMKDNKVIVLAD
- the atpD gene encoding F0F1 ATP synthase subunit beta, which produces MSKVTGKVSQIVGPVIDVEFAAGTELPKIYDSLEINKTDGSILVLEVQSHIGEDTVRTIAMDSSDGLSRGIEVVATGAPIQMPIGGDVYGRLFNVIGDAIDGLGDLPKSGKDGLSIHRQAPKFEDLSTSTEVLFTGIKVIDLIEPYAKGGKIGLFGGAGVGKTVLIQELINNIAKGHGGLSVFAGVGERTREGNDLLREMLESGIIKYGDDFMHSMENGGWDLSKVDKEVMKESKATFVFGQMNEPPGARARVALSGLTIAEYFRDGAGDGQGKDVLFFVDNIFRFTQAGSEVSALLGRMPSAVGYQPTLATEMGVMQERITSTKKGSITSVQAVYVPADDLTDPAPATTFAHLDATTVLSRKIAELGIYPAVDPLDSTSRILSADILGDEHYNCAQRVKELLQRYKELQDIIAILGMEELSEEDKLAVGRARRVQRFLSQPFHVAEQFTGIPGCLVDIKDTIKAFTMIMDGELDHLPEAAFNLKGTIEEAIEAGEKMLAEA
- a CDS encoding sterol desaturase family protein, translating into METYAIALSYAIPGFIVLILVEYLISRWKRIPVNEGMDTISSISSGITNTLKSLIGLTVIILSYEWMVEHLALIEIKSTILIYILTFIGLDFIGYWSHRFNHTINVFWNRHIIHHSSEEFNLACALRQNVSAIVAIYFFLYIPLALVGIPANIVAFVAPIHFFAQFWYHTRLINKMGILEHIIVTPSHHRVHHAINDEYLDKNYSEIFIFWDKLFGTFQEELPDKPPIYGVKKPVNTWNPFFINFMHLWGIIKDAWRTQNWFDKIRIWFMPTGWRPEDVKEKYPIQLITNPYSRQKYKTESSLVLKLWSWFQLVTTVALMYYLLISVADLEFIQIVNYSIFLAVSIFAYTSLMDRHIISLFAECIKLAMGLYFILYYGSWFDIDTIFQGATFVVLGYIIISFLLSLYFQLIERNYNSHSIQQTA
- a CDS encoding G-D-S-L family lipolytic protein, producing the protein MDTQYKWLILLLIFGYISCESDDDTSTVGEEIVVTSGNADFSKFVSLGNSMTAGFTDGALFIAGQENSISNILAKQFTLAGGGEFKQPLMNDNIGGALVAGTPTLNPRFYFYSDPNPDPPNESGPRLLGTTPDDDTPEVPTTEITNIISGPFNNMGIPGAKSFHLSAAGYGNAAGLPNLANPYFVRIASSPTASVLGDAIAQNPTFFSLWIGNNDVLGYALSGGDGTDPITDETTFTQAYNALITTLTSGETKGVVFNIPDVTSLPHFTTVPYNPVPLDATKAGAVNQGYAMYNAGLLQAENLGGIDEAERKARTIKFVEGQNAVVIEDESLTNLTGSGLPNYRHATAKDLLVLPSSSFIGTTVGGNPLLINGVSVPLEDKWVLIPTEQQEITTATNTFNTIISTTVQQAGLAFVDVNMLLNQISENENGVPFDEFFLNDNLVFGGAFSLDGVHPTARGYAFLANKAMESINTTYGSNLPMVKAVDYPTFYSPLLK